Part of the Lolium rigidum isolate FL_2022 chromosome 6, APGP_CSIRO_Lrig_0.1, whole genome shotgun sequence genome, GAACCACTTGACTGGACTATATATATATCTCCCTCAAGAACCTTATTGGCATTTTTGTTCTAGTTGCTTGTATTTGGAAGCGCAAACCCTGATACACAGCAAAAACTGGCAACGGTGGCAATGGAGATGGCTCTAGAACCGAGACATCGTTACTACAGTCTGCAATGCACGGACTACAACTAGTAGTCTATTACATTTTCTATTGGATGAGAGAGCTACTTTACCTGGATCTCAGGCCTCAGGGGTAGCGAGTTCAGCGGCCGGCGTACCGGCTGCGACTGCGAGGGCGTCAGCCGGACGGTGGGCTTGGCCGAAGAGGAGCGGCAGTGCTCACTcgcccggcgcggcggcggcgcctcctcgaAATCGGCGGCGGGTACCAGCCACCAGACCAGCAAGCTGCGCCGGAAGCTCAATTGATTGAGTCAAAATTGTGTTGTGCTCAGTGCAGGCCTAAGACCAGGGCTAGGAGGGCGTTTACGCCTGGGGCCTGGCCCAGCCCAAAAAATTAAAGGGAAAACTGAACCGGGGAGCCCAGCATATAGCGccagtcctatacaccgaccaggtcggcgccgatgcgggttgccgcacacccctggtcgggtattgggcctggcccatttagcGTTTTTTCGATTTCGCCttcgttttctctcttttttctttttttcgtttttccgttttctgttttattttctttttctttctgtttattttttgttttgttcaaattgaaaaagtctaaattcgaaaaatgtttaaatttgaaaattactAAAATGGTTCAAtataaaaactgttcaaattcaaaaattgttcaaatatgaaaatcgttcatattcgaaatttgttcaaatatgaaatttgttcaaattcgaaaattgttcaaatatgaaaatcgttcatattcgaaatttgttcaaatatgaaatttgttcaaattctaaaattgttctaatatgaaaatcgttcagatttgaaaattgttcaaatataaaatttattcaaattcagaaatgtacaaaaagaaacgaaaaagaaaaaaagggcttACCTGATGTTGGGCTGCGGCCTGTTTAGGAAAAACGATtcggcaaacttaatgggccaagcccacgaACTACCGGAAGAAGGTGGAGAGGGTGTGCGGCAACTGTTTCGGCGCCGATCAGGTCGGTGGACAGCATCACCCAGCATATAGTGTGCCCGCTGACCTTATGCTAAAAAAAACCCACCCCTCCCCTATCGCGacccacccccccccccggcgGCCAACCTCCCCGCCCACCTTCGGCGCTACCCCCTGCTTTCCCCTGCCGCTGTCATCGACGTGAGCCGCCGGGCCTTGCCCGTGCGGTGCCAGCGGTGGCAGGGCTGGCCTTACCCGCTGCGTGGATAGGTCGCGCGTgcgcacctccgcctccaccgtcaCAATAAGAACGGTCCCTACCCTCTCATCGCCCCGCAAATCGAAACCATCGATGTCCACGACAACGACAACACTAGCGACGACCACAATTGGGAGTCTCGTAGCGTTGCCACTACCGGCCTCTACCAGTGGGAGGAGGTCCACCATACATCGACCCTCATGCACCCCATGGGTTCCTTCCCCATGGAAGTGACGTACGGCTTCGCGCACTGCGACGGCCTGGTGCTGGCGCCCATCGAGTCTGTGGTGCCAGTGATCAACCCAGCAACACATCGTGTCCTTAAGTTGCCGATGAGTCTCGGTGGGGTTGCACCACGCCGTACCCCCAGTCGAACCTTCAGCCACCATGTGTTCGGTCTTGGGCACGACCCTTGCTCCAACACCTACAAGGTCACATGTTTCTTTCACCGATCACAGCGCAATTTTGAGACGGCAAACGGCCGACGCTATTTATTTCACCAAACAGAACACTACGTTGCTAGGGTGGAGGTGTTCATCATTGGAACCACCCAGCAATTTTGGCGGGAGACGACATTGCAACCACCGTACCCAGTCGTGCCATGACAGACGGCGACCTTCTtcgaggtatagatatagatagtaTGAAAAATATATAATAGTATAGATATAGATAATATGAAAAATATATCTTATGACGAATCTATTAATACTGATTTGGATCATCATATTTtggtatatatattttttgtCAAACTTCAAATCATTGACTTTTTAATCTAATTTATACGCCGCCTATTTAGGGAgggaatgagtaaatgagtagctAACCAGGTCCAACAAAATTCTTTAAAACATGGCAAAAGTAGGCGATATACCTTGAAAAACAAAATCCACTTTTCTCCTTCCATGGAAACTGTGCTATATCTCGTTATAGGAATCTCCTTATGGCAGCATTAGTATAGCCAATCTCAAAAGAAAGCCAAATGCACCAGCTACAAATGACACAGCAGATTGGTATCTTCTTTCGCCGACCACCCAACGGAACATTTTGCGATCACAGCTCAACAACCACACCAGAAGACCTCGTGGCTGGACATTGGCCACCAAGCAAACACAAGACACTGCAGCAGTTACATGGGCCATTTCTAGAATAATACTTGTTCTATGACACTGGAAAAAAGAATGAATATAGACAAGATCGCAACCAAAATGCACAGCTGAACTTGAACAATAAATCAGCACAAAGGCCTATCGATACAAGATCGATGATCGGAGACCACACGGATCTGTATAGCTTGGCAACGACAAGCAAATCAATCACGTCAAATGGATTTGGTCCATCAGATCTGCAAAACCACTAAAATCAGACTGTTCTTTCTGTTCGATGCCGATTAAAAAAAAAGTTGTTGTCCAGATTATCCAGCTCAAGGTCTACTACAGTCTGAAACAGCCATTGTAAAATTAGCCATTGTTATTGTCCTTCGATGCCGACCGAAACAAGATCAGCATTTACCAGATTGAAAACCATTTTCATTGCACACACTACTACCAACTTTGTTTCAGCATTTATATAGACACAGGTCATGATGAGTGAAAAGAAACTGTCCTTGGAGAAAGCTAGTTACAGAATGACAAGCTGCAACTGAATGACAATGAAATGTTCCCTCCAAATACTACAGAAGAACACTAAAAAAAATCTTGCCATATAGTTGGTATCTTGTCATCTTCCCATGCACCAGCTGCAAGAGACAGAACAGATTGGGCATCACATGCACCGGTACAAGAGACAGCACAAATTGGCATCTTCGTTTCACCGACAGAACATTGCAAATTGCAGCTCACCAATCTAGTGGCAGGACTTGGAAAGGGCCCGAACCATTATTAGGCAATCAGGGGAACACAGGACTCTGCAGCAGTTACATTGAAAGATTTTTTTCCTAATTCGAAGACAATGGAAAACAGAATTAAAATGTTGACAACCACATGGACCTGAAATGAATTAATAGATTGtactccataaaaggatgtcttagatttgtctaaatttggatgtatcaatacactaaatagtgtctacatacatccaaatttagacaaatctaagacatccttttgtggacagaggtagtacaaggCAGTTCTACTTCAcataagagaagaaaaaaaaaaggttcttgtgtgtttctcttttggaAGATATGTCAACAGATTTGATGAAGATATTTCAGAAATGGTGACCAGTTTTCTTTCCGGAAAATGTATGGCAAGAATGCAAGGATGGCGACAATAGGAACAGCGCATAGAGAAACAGTCAATTCGTTGGCTTTGTTGAATAAGACAACATAACCACCTGTCTCAGGTGAAGAAAGCAAGAAAACATGGATGCAAAGATGAGGTTGATCAGTACAACGATATCCAATTCGACAAATATCTTGAGTGATGCTTTGCTGCATCATCTACAAGTCTCAACAGGTTATAGGTACAATGTCAGATTGGGAAAATTGGAATGTGAAGAAAATCATCAAGTGCTACGAAATGCTTAAATTCATCTTGCTGATACTTACTCTAAAATGCCACAGGGAGACCATCAAAATGCTTGCTTACACAAGTAACAAATTAATGTTGCTGAAAACGCATGAGGAAGATAATGTAGAAGGTGCAAGCAAAGTCAAGGACATTTTCCATTGCAACATCTCTAGTTGTGGTGTATGTACAAGACACCAATTGGTGCTCTAACaaataataacctttatccttcCTCTCTTGATTCATATATGTATAATATAGATAGAAGATGAAACGAAAGCGAAGAGCAGCAACAGTGTGACTGGCTGACACCTAATGCCCGAAGGATGCAGTGATCATCACCTGGCGATTGCATCTTGCGATGTCCAGCTTGTGCTGCGGCTCCTCAACCCACGGGTGAAAACGGAGCTCCACTCGGACCTCGAGGACGAGGCTCGAGCACTGGTGGAATGGGCATGCCCAAAGCACGCAAACATGCTGTGAAACACACGTCTTATGATCCCCCTCTGGGAGGAGGAACGGTTCCCTCTGGATGACCATGAGATCCTCCTGGGTGCAGCGCCGCCATTGTTGAATCCACCATCCACCTCAGTGTACACAACCGGGAGTTCCCTGTCGCCAGCCCTCCTCCCGCCGGCGAACCTCCCCACAGCAAAGCCTCCACCGGGGAGCCGCCAGATGGTGAGCCCCACGGTGGTCTCCTCTTCGCTGCCAGCCTCCGCCCCCGTGTTGCTGCCCTGGTCCGATTCGCTGGGCGCGAGTTCCGTGGGCAGCTCATGGCGGCAGACAGGGCAGGAGTTGCGCAGCGCGAGCCAGGGCAGGATGCAGTCGTGGTGGTACATGTGGCCGCAGGGCATCTCCCTGGCCTGGGCGCCCAGCTCGAAGGCGTCCTTGCAGACGGCGCAGTCGTGGGAGTCGGCCCCGACGTGGCGCGCAGCTACGACGACGGTGGGCATGGACTCCACGGCGGCCTTGGAGGCCGGCGGGTTGTCGTAGGGGCGTACGGCGCCGAGCCCTCCGGCCTCGATCTGGGCGAGCTGGTCCAGGAGGCGCTCGAAGCCGGAGCCCATGAGGAAGTCGGACATGCTGTCGGGCAGCGGGCGCAGCCCGGAGCCCGCGCCGTCGTCGTAGAAGAGCTCGAAGgtgctggtggcggcggcgccggcggcgtcgtCAGCGGGTGGAGGGGAGGCCGCGGAGCGGCGGAGCACGATGACCGGGTTGTACGGCGACGCGCGGTCCCCGGATGGTGGTCCGCGGCGGCTTCGGTGGAGTGGGACAGCGGCGGCGGAGACCGGATCGGCGTTGCGGCGGCGGAGGTAGGCGGGGgccctgcgcggcggcggcggcggggcgtccATCTCCTCGAGGAATCCGCCGTGGCAGGCGGGACAGACGACACCGGAGTTCCCGTCGGCGGCGGCCCAGACGAAGCGCTCGCAGCTGTAGCACCAGTAGGACGGGGGCGGCGCGGTTGGTGAGGGGCGATCCATGAAAAAAGCGAGCGGGTGGATCTTTGTGGCTGAGACCAGATCCAGCGAAGAGAGGTGAGGCGTGGTAGAAGAAAGAGAAGTGGAGTGGGCGGCGgagcggagcggcggcgcgggacCAGGGATGATTGGTGGTGGAGTTTTAACCGGCGGCGAGGCGACTCGGCGGCTGCTGACGAGTGGAATGGGAATATTTCGGTCCTGCGGCCAAGGTGGGATGTGGGATTGGCATTGGCATTGGCGTAGTGGAGACGCTTCCTCCGTTTCCACGTCACCGTCCAGTCGACGCCGTTCTGGCTCCGTTCCGTTCCAATGCTGTTTGacttttttattcatttatttatttattagaaAGTCTCCCAGAAATGTTACCAACACATCTTTCTAGATTATATTATTATACAGTAAGACAATTTATTTGGCCCAGACGAAATACACCTAAGGGAGAGTGTCAGGGTCAAAGAGGCACATGATAAAAATTCCTCACTCAAGGtagggtttttcttttctttttcttttttccttaccAACTACGGCTCGTTATTATTTGGTTTAAGAAATACATATGTACAGACCTACAAAGCTACGAACCAAAAAAATGAATCTAAATAAAATTGCCGACCCAATTTGCAAAAGGAGAtccagcatgatttgattttcTCTTAGCTCTAAACTTCAGCCGCCCAAGTCCATCCTTGAAAACTTATTAGGCTCTACATAAGCTCGGTGACTGATTGTTCAAGATAAAGACATTCCTTGTGTTCCATATAGCCAAGGCGCCcatgagaagaaaaaaaaaatccatgaagAAAGGCTTATTGATTTCTTCAGTGAGGTTTCCAATTGAATCAAACCGAGAAACACTTTGCTGAATATTCCAACCAGCACATTTCTAATTCCAACAAGCTCTATCAAATTTGCACTAGATCGAAGAAGAGATGATTAATTTAGAGTCTCCAAAGTAACATCATTGCACATTGGGAATGTGTAGTCTCGTAAGAAGAAAATATTTCGTTGGGGAATTTCCCGAGTGTTATGTCTAAAATGCAATAACAACGAACCAAagcatttagagcatctccagcagcgtCCCCAAAAGCGGCCCCCAAAAAAGATTTGGAGCGCGCTAGACAAAATTTTGTTCCCAGCCGCACGCCCTAAAGGCTCTTTCTGGCCGGCGCGGTCCAATATGGTGTCCGCTGTCCTGACCCCGTCCCCGCTCCATAGGGGACACTTCGGGCACGGTGGACACAATGAAATGTgagacggggagtggcgggaccAACGCGTCAGCGACTCACGAATGAAACGTCGTAGCTTTGCGTTAATAGCGACAGAGGGGTACGCGAGATGTCTCGTCGGCACTACGCAGCCTCCACACGTCGCTGGCGTGCGCACGCCACAGCGCGTTCTCGCGCTTTCTTCCCACCGGTTCTATCCTCTTCCCGCTACCTTCCTCCTTTTTCTGGCGACGCCGGCGCCTATAAAAGGTCTCCTccgctcaatggtagccaccacagccgccggcacccctttctccgccgcaAGCACAACCCTCGTCGCAAAAACACCACCTGCAcaatgatgaaccgccccggcgccAGCCAGctccctccaccaccgtctccaccaccacctccaccacctccaacaCCACAGTTCGACATCGACCCAGAAGTTGCTGAacaaggcgtgggaggaggcggcactGGCGGACACCATAGCGGTGTTCGACGCTGCCACAGcggaagaggcgcggcggcgctagaTGGAGGAGATGGGCGAGCGGTTGCCTGCAGAGCGGCATCGCCTGCACATGGAGTGGCATCTCCAGCACCGTGAATGACTGGAGGCGattgagcagcggcggcgggaggcggtggagcgtcagcagcggcaggcggaggaggagcgtcagcagcagcaggcggcgctggcggcaacggaggcggcctggggggCACGGGCGGATgcattggcggcggaggccgatgtGTTGGTGGCGCAAATGGATgcgcaaatggaggaggaggaggatgatgaggagCACGAGGACGAGGCGGAGGTGGGGGAGGAGTAGAAGGTGGACAACAAtgacttcgagtggtccgacgatgaTGGGCCGCACCCAGATGAGGCGGAGGATCATCATcgagcgctcgtcgagtccttcgagtcggagaagaagctccagaacGACGCCCATGCCCGCAAAGACGAGCGGATTCGCGCgttgtcgagctctccctccagacgGAGAAGCAGGGGAAGGCAGGCGACGATGCGCTGATGCCACCCTACGCGGGGAGAGGCGGTGCGCGGAGCAGGAGCTACGACGGAGGCGAAACAACGATGGGACGGggtcgtcgaacgcaccgcctggTGGCCACTAGGCTAGGGTTAgataaatctagccgttttcattcaaacttgtaatatataatcaaatttgaatgaaaatctttattttcgtgcacttttatttatttggagGGCGTGTctgggggacgtggctggggaACGACGTCCCTCAAACGTGGCACGAAGAAAACACATTCCCCAAAGGCTTGATCCGGTGCCCTTTAAGGGACGCAGCTGGAGATGCTTTGATGCTTCTTTTCACAACAAGATTTCCTGAGCCACT contains:
- the LOC124665359 gene encoding probable E3 ubiquitin-protein ligase RHC2A — encoded protein: MDRPSPTAPPPSYWCYSCERFVWAAADGNSGVVCPACHGGFLEEMDAPPPPPRRAPAYLRRRNADPVSAAAVPLHRSRRGPPSGDRASPYNPVIVLRRSAASPPPADDAAGAAATSTFELFYDDGAGSGLRPLPDSMSDFLMGSGFERLLDQLAQIEAGGLGAVRPYDNPPASKAAVESMPTVVVAARHVGADSHDCAVCKDAFELGAQAREMPCGHMYHHDCILPWLALRNSCPVCRHELPTELAPSESDQGSNTGAEAGSEEETTVGLTIWRLPGGGFAVGRFAGGRRAGDRELPVVYTEVDGGFNNGGAAPRRISWSSRGNRSSSQRGIIRRVFHSMFACFGHAHSTSARASSSRSEWSSVFTRGLRSRSTSWTSQDAIAR